Proteins from a single region of Rhodovibrio salinarum DSM 9154:
- a CDS encoding flavodoxin family protein → MSARKHLLVVAHAPSPNLARLRDAALEGARDAEIKTVETRWKPPLEAGPDDVMAADALLLGTPENLGYMSGALKDFFDRTYYAVIEEKQGLPFAAYIRAGRDGTGTKRAIDSITTGLSWRPIQEPLILQGTFQENFVDQVRDLAQAMAAGLDAGIF, encoded by the coding sequence ATGAGCGCACGTAAGCACCTGCTAGTGGTCGCCCATGCCCCCTCGCCCAACCTCGCGCGGCTGCGCGACGCGGCGCTGGAGGGTGCGCGCGACGCGGAGATCAAGACGGTCGAGACACGTTGGAAACCGCCGTTGGAGGCCGGGCCAGACGATGTCATGGCCGCAGATGCCCTGCTGCTCGGCACGCCTGAGAACCTTGGCTATATGTCAGGCGCGCTCAAGGACTTCTTCGACCGCACCTACTACGCGGTGATCGAGGAGAAGCAGGGCCTGCCCTTCGCCGCCTACATTCGGGCTGGACGCGATGGCACGGGAACCAAACGCGCGATCGACAGCATCACCACCGGCCTGAGCTGGCGCCCGATCCAAGAACCGTTGATCCTGCAGGGCACCTTCCAGGAGAACTTCGTCGATCAAGTTCGCGACCTGGCTCAGGCGATGGCCGCCGGGCTCGACGCCGGCATCTTCTGA
- the coaD gene encoding pantetheine-phosphate adenylyltransferase, with the protein MTGRPPLIGIYPGTFDPITLGHSDIIQRATKVVDHLVVAVANNAGKGPLFSPEERVALIQEDLEALDINGATVEVRAFDTLLMHFAQEVGARVILRGLRAVSDFEYEFQMACMNTRMNPEIETVFLTASERQQFISSRFVKEIGSLGGDIRSFVSSRVAERLQARFDAQGDGGRSHAGGTAS; encoded by the coding sequence ATGACCGGGCGTCCCCCCTTGATCGGCATCTACCCCGGCACGTTCGACCCGATTACGCTGGGCCATAGCGACATCATCCAGCGGGCGACCAAGGTGGTCGATCACTTGGTGGTCGCGGTGGCCAACAATGCCGGCAAGGGGCCGCTGTTCTCGCCGGAGGAGCGCGTCGCGCTGATCCAGGAGGATTTGGAGGCGCTGGACATCAACGGCGCCACGGTCGAGGTGCGCGCCTTCGACACGCTGCTGATGCACTTCGCCCAGGAAGTCGGCGCCCGGGTGATCCTGCGTGGTCTGCGCGCGGTTTCGGACTTCGAGTACGAGTTCCAGATGGCCTGCATGAATACCCGGATGAATCCGGAGATCGAGACCGTCTTCCTGACCGCGAGCGAGCGCCAACAGTTCATCTCCTCGCGCTTCGTCAAGGAGATCGGGTCGCTGGGCGGGGATATTCGTTCGTTCGTCTCCAGCCGCGTCGCCGAACGGTTGCAGGCGCGGTTCGACGCTCAGGGGGACGGGGGGCGAAGCCACGCCGGGGGCACGGCCAGTTGA